The genomic stretch TTCATTGTGTGTTGATTCTTTTCAGAAGGGCGACGGAAGCCTTTTTTGCAATAATCGCAACGATGGGGGTAGTCTTTGGTGTGGATGGAGATGACATGTCGTTTAAAACCAGAAGCGTCTGTGGTATTGTATTCACAATATTCACACTGATACACTTTCTTACCACTGTGAGTTTTCATGTGCTTTTTCAGTTCAGTCTGTTGCCTGAAGCCCTTGCGGCAACGTTTGCACCTAAACGGCAATTCCTTAGTGTGCACAGAGAGAATGTGTCGACTTAAAACAAAAGGGTCTGCAATCTGGAACTCGCAGTGCCTGCACTGGTGCATTTTTTTGCCCCGATGTGCAGCTTCGTGCTTTTTGAGCTCTGATGGTCGATGAAATCCCTTCTCGCACACCTCACACTTGTGTGGGTAATCCTTAGTATGTACTGAGATGATATGCCTTTTCAGGTCAGAAGAGTTGGAGCTCTTATGGTcacagtgcaggcacagatgAGTTTTGCTCTCTTGATGCAAGATGGCATGCGTCTGTAGATCCTTGGAGTCTGCAAAGGTCTGTAGGCAAATGTCACACTTAAATGGCATTTCTTTGCTGTGCTTTGTCTTGACATGAGTTTTCAAGTTggaggagtcagctgacttgtagTCACAATACTGACAGATATACGGTTTCTCTCCTGTATGAGTGCGCATGTGCTTCTTGAGCTCAGACGGGTGTcggaaacctttcccacactccacACAAATGTGAGGAAAGCTCTTGCTGTGCACAGCCAGGAGATGCCTGTTCAGTAGGCCCTGCTCAGCAGTCTCATAGTCACAGAATTTACACTTGTGCATTTTGTTGCCTGCTTTTTCCTTATGTGTCAACTTGTGGGCAAACAAAGCATTGGCGTGCAGAAATACTTTACCACACTCATCGCAGTCCAACTCCTTTTCAGTTTTAATGACAGCAGCAGTCAGCTTGTGACTCTCTAGGTGGTTGTGCAGACTGACTTTCTTATTAGTGGTGTAATCACAGTCTGTGCAACGGTACTTCTTACGGACAAGGTGTTCAGGGTGGTTCTTCATGTGCCTCTTTAGGAAGCCCCTAGACTTGAATTTCTTGCCGCAGATCATGCAAGGGTAAACAGTGAGTGGATTGCCATCTGGACCAATAATTATGGCTATAAAAGAGACAGACGTAACACTTTAGACATCAATTTATGGTTTCTCCAAATTATTTAATAGAACTACAGGTTTCAAGATGGAATCCGAGATAACTTACAGTACCAGCAGATGTgaggtcaatgagatgccagtACTGTTAAGTTGATGGAAGTCTTGTGCAAGTTTATGCAGCGTGGAATAAGATATATCAAAACgcagcaacaatagcagtagctacatttgactggtccattttaaAGTTGAATCAACATGgaattattggcatctcattgaccatcctttcTCAACAATACACTACTAGCCACAACTTTACAACCAGTGGCCAGGAAAGTGAACAACAATGAACATCTCAGTACAATGTTAAATACAAAGGAGGGGGgtttggaagcctctggatcctatcgaggcttccccagtcctcttctgtcccacggtggtctctgtCTACCCCTCGGAAGGCACAGTGGTCTCTGTCTACCCCTCGGaaggcacagccgacaatttgtcaggctatgcaatatttaccttccctggctccagcaggtggcgctgttgcggctctccgcttggaaatagccgatccaaaTTGGGTCCACTTTACTGTGCAGGAGTCTtatacctgcgcagtagagcatacccgactgggatcggctatttccgcctatttcggagcaCTTGCGCtgaagccgggaaggtaaatatttacacctCCACCGTTCAGGGAACTGCATCACCACCGGCGTtgaacacaggaggacgggggaagcctcgataggatccagaggcttcccattcccgaggtgagtaccccccaggggcgttttttcttaatacagattttctttaaggcctGAGATATATTACGCAGCAAGCTAAAGCCAGCCTTACACTTTACAACTGTTTTCGATAAGCATCATGAGCTACATCATTATCAACAAGGATCAACATCCCAATTGAAATACAGAATAGCGGTTCTGTAATTTGATTAGGATGTTGATCGAGGCACCAATCAGAAGAAAAATAAAgtactaagaaataaaacatagtGGATGGAATATTACTTCTATAATAAACCTGTCCCAAGTTGGCACTTAATTATCCGAAAAAAGGGTTTAGCAGAGAAGCTGCAAAGCAAATCGCTTACATGGAAACAGAAGTAGCGGCTAATAAATTAAGTGTGCTAGCCAATGACCAATTATCCAGCATTGCGTTAATGAATAAGCTGCAGGCCAACAGATTGGCAAGTGGTGACTTTGCTAGTCACGCCCTCCCTTTCTATGTGAGCAAAAAATTTTGCATGCAATACGGCTTCTCAGCAAAACACAGATCTATACCCTCCCCACAGCTCTTCTTACAGTATAGCCCCAACTTGCTGGGAGGGCTGTTTTACCAAAAAGCCCAGGATTAATTACTTTTTATGCATTTACTTTTAAATGAATTCAtaaataacaaacaaacacagaacatttatattgcgcttttctcgtggcagactcaaagtgccaaagctgcagccactaggatgcgctctataggcagtagcagtgttagggagtcttgcccaaggtctcctactgaataggtgctggcttactgaacaggcagagctgagattcgaacacaggtctcctgtgtcagaggcagagcccttaaccattacactttccagcaacTATTATACTAGAGTATAAACTGACCTTGTTTTGTTCCTAAAATGCGCCCCAGAGCAAAATCTCAGTTTATACACGGGTCATTTTATGCATTTACTTTTAAATGAATTCATAaataacaaaatatatatatatatatatatatatatatatatatatatatatatatatatatatataaatacataatataatatataaatatatgcgctttgtgtcctatgggagaaaagcgctctacaaatgttatttgttgttgtcatAAAAATCGTgtgtcctggtgtctagtgacctcgATCACCAGGGAATATGCTATGGAAAAGTGAGgggtgaccactagacaccaggtactaTGGGGGAGGTAGTGGGGATCACTAAATGCCAGGTATGCTGTATGGAGAAGGGAGACTACTAAACGCCAGGTACACTGTATAGGGAAAGAAGTGGCAACCCCTAGACACCAGGTACGCTgtatgggaagggaggggggaccactagacaccaagaaacGCTATATGGGGGAGGAGGGCACCTAGACCAATTAAGTACCTCTGTTTATATTcaactatatacagtatagtcaAAATAAAGTTGCATTGCTGTAAGGGGATAGGAGATTCCTTTGCATATACCCATTTACATTGCAAGGTGCAGACTAGTAGCCCGATGCAATGAAAGCACACCTGATCTGAGGCAAagctacttaaagaaaacctgaggtggggttctgacaatgttatccgcatacagatgctgggtctgcctatacagcccagcctctgttgctatccagatcccccctaagttcccctgcgctatgccccataaatcacagccatgctgtgcgggctatgtttacctttgtactgtcagtctcggctgctcccccgcctcctgtctagctctggtccccgcccgcatcccttccctccaatcagtggggagggaagggatgcgggcggggaccggaactATGCAAGAGGCAGGGGGAGCAGCAGATTgaaagtacagaggtaaacacagcccgctgcgacacactgcgtgtcgacagcgcggctgtgatttatgggggatagcttagggggaatctggatagcaacagaggctgggcagtataggcagacccagcctctgtatgcggatagcattgtcagaaccccacctcgggttctctttaaaggacaaatgtagggaggctgactgttttttttttttttttttttccttttgtgcaataccagttgcctggcagccctgctgatctatgtggatgcagtagtgttggaataacaccagaaacaagcattcagctaatcttgtcagttctgacattaatgttggaaacacctgatcagctgcatgcttgttcagggtctatggctaaaagtattaaggtacatacacacgtctgatttttccaaatgaccggtcattcagacgtcaagtcagacgtgtgtacaaacgatcgCTCAGAGCTAATAAGCATGGTTTTGACGGATTCGCTTggaggatcagtcaaaaccagtcttatcagctgaatgatcgtttgtacacacgtctgacttgacgtccaaacgaccggtcggatagaaaaaaaaaaaaaatcagacgtcaggcaactggtattgagcaaaaggaaaaaaaaaaaaaaaacatggcagcctccctacagttgtcctttaacctctctggcggtacgcagtttctgaggctgcgtccgcgggagggattttttgaattaaaCTTTTTGTAAAGCTTGTAGCAAGCACTAGGttagccaccactgtgccccaaGACCCCCGCACCTTTCTGATccccccccgcccgatcgccgccgctatacgCTACCTAGCCGCAATCCCGTGAAAGTAGCAGCCTTCCCGatgagcttcagtcgtcgctatggtgacgatcggacatgacgtcatcgacgtcatgcgcaatccggatcctccccatagtgaaacctggagctgattggagaggctgcacCATCGCGAGATCCCTAGGGGGTACGTagaacggcggcgatcggagcaGAACGGAAGGACttggggacaatggtagctagcgaagtgctagctacaaggtttACAAAAAGTTTTAtccaaaaaatccctcccggggcagagaaatcctctgcggcggctaccccgagtgtaggtctgggctaccgccaggagggttaaggtaagcacagaggtatgtcttTACTGGATCCAGATAAATCTTTGCGATGTTTGTTCCTTTCGTTCACCCAGGTCCCTgtaatcacacacaaaaaaagaaaaaaaaaatctgaaattttggctaaagtcaacattttagacaggaagaggcaggcttgatgCCTCTACCTGTATGAAAATGTGACCTTAGACATAAGTCCTTTTAAGGAGTGATTATGGGAACCAAGGGGATTGAGGATAGGAACAGATGTGGATCCAGAATGAACTTACCTGTGCTTACCTTAAGTAGCTCTGACTCAggtcatgtatcctttaaacaataagCACAACACACCTGTTTGGTATTGTCTATTTTCTCCTCTTCGTTTCTTCTTTGATTTCTGTTTAAGCCTTTCCAGTCCATCAGACTCATCTATGTGTAACAGGGCACTGGCGGTACCATTACGGTGCTCCACTCCATCTACACTATTAGCAAGGTTGTTGCCTAAATATCAAAAACACAGTATTTTCATATGTAAAATACATAGAATAGGATTACTCAATTATACCATAAAATGGTTTACAAGGGAAGGGTACCTAAAAttcccttttaaagcaaacctgaactgaaaataaacttatatttgtatgtgtagtacaaataatAATAAGTTTATCCTGTCACGTGTccattcaggtatcctttaacatatcagttcaggtatcctttaactcagTGAAACATTTCAAAATGCTCTATATACCTGACCACTACATAGCACCCTTACATTCTCCTGTTATTTCATCTTCAGCAGAAGGCACACAGAACAACAACTACTTCAGAGTAGACTGTATGAGTTACGGCTTGCAAACAAGAGTTACGGCTTTCTGGTATCTTTTCCAAATGTGCACATGTCCACCAACGTCCACAGAGGACTCAGTGGTGAATGGATATGCAGGAAATTCATGCCTGGTCACTATGGTTACAGCCACAGGTGCCCCTCTATAAAGCGGAGCATGCTGTATGGATGGGACCTGAGTGTGTTTGTATGTGATTGTGCAAATACTGCAGTCCAACAAAAATGGGACTTTAGCAGACTTGTTATAATCTGAAAATCTAAGTTTGCACCTAACACCTCATTAAGAATTCACTACATTTACAACGAGAGGACCCAATTGCAAAACATGAAGGATTATGTAAAATTAACTTTTTATTCAGTCTTGTCTAATAATAGATGGTTAGCATATACAACTTCTTGAAACATATTACACACTAGTGAGACTTGTGAATGGTCGGTGAATGAACATGATACTGTAGCTGCTTAGATGTCTCTGCAGGAATAAATCTGTATTTTAATAAATTCAGGATAATCTCGTCTTACTTGCAAAGAGGTTCTCAAGGACACAGACTAAAGCTCCAAACTCTGAAAACCTGACAAGAACCATTTGGTAAAATGTAAATATTCTCTGTAGAAAACTGCTCTCCCCTTTAGGGAAACCAGACGTCGGCATAACAATATTTGTTACTTCttctgggtttcctccagtcccatgagcACTGATGCGTCCCCCGCCATCCTCCCGAGAGCctacgttcagccgcaatcactcCCGGTAAACTGGCTGGGatgcatcggtgctcatggggctggaggaagccccgggtcagtatcaaatctttttacaCCAGACATCTCTGGTACACCTTAAGAAATAAAAATCTTTACCGTAAGCTGCTGCCCAGGCCACTGGCATGAAAGTCTTGCTTAGCTCTGCATCGTCAAGTTGATGATCATGAGTTATTGAGGCATCTTCTTCTCCAACAATAACTTCCATATATACTTCATCAGCAATTTCTGAAACATCTGTCCAAGAAACAATATTATTCAGTTGTAATTTAGCCCAGCACCAGGTACAGGTCGATAAACTACAACCAATAGCTTAGTATGCAAAGTGCTCAAATGTTAAAATTTTAAGcaaactgtgatttttttttttatcttcagcAAAGGGTTTTCCAGCagttttgggccctggatacttaTGGGTTACACCACATTCTAAAATGCCCCTAAGGAAGCTATTATCTCTTACTTAAATTACCACAAAACATCAGCATCAACATCTGCTTCGattactatttttatttatttgattaTTCTAATAAACAAGAGTGATCTTAATTAAAGTTATTTCTCTCTATGTGACATATTATACTttttaaaaacaatgaaaaaaatatgcCTGGGGGTGGGCCTTTTAATTTTTATAACTCTTCAAATACAGGGGAAGCCATGAAGCTACAAGAATCTACAAGAAAAGTGACACTTGCAAGTCTATGTATAGGATTAGAGTGCAGGCTGCAAGCACTACCAGGCTTTGGTATTTACCCAAATCGTTGTCTTCATTTTGGGAATCATTAACAGCCATGTAAACCATCTTTTCTCTAGTAAGTCGGCCCCCGGTATGCGGATCCAGAAGTCCGTCCCCATGGTCATTTTCAGACTCGCTTTCTACAATGTCAACAGTGCCACCTGGCAAGACAAAACAAGTAAAAAGAAGACATAGGACTTTAAAAGTATGTTCTTCTGAATTGTGTAAAAGTAAACTTGTAACTAACTAATTATGGAGTCAGGGTCAGTCCTGAGTCATAAACTGTGCTTACACTTCCTCCCTTCATGAAGCTCCTCCCATTGTCACTAGACCAGTGCTCTTTCACTCACTGAcctgaagtgatgcattatgggagccaTACACCCATATGAAGCGAAAtaaagtactggttaagggtttgaatctcagtagtagagtagaaaaaaaaataggtttatttaataaaaaattaaagcacaaatatttagaaaaaaaattaaacatctgggggcgatcagaccacaccaacagaaaactctgttggtgaggagaaaagggggcaggggggtggctcacttgtgtgctgtgttgtgcggccctgtagctaggccttaaagctgcagtggccaaataAGCACAAACTTGCCTGGTCTTAGGGGgattctcaagtggttaagggggccaCCACAGAGTTGCTCTTTCAAAACATAGTTGACAAAAACTACCCATATGGAACATCATAAAAATAACTGAAACATGCAGTCTGTATAAAGCATCCTTCAAAACTAAGGATCTGCTCACAAGGCAACACAAAACAGACCGTTTTATGTCTGTGTTTACCAGATCACAGCTAAACGAATGCAAAACCTGACAGCAAATGGATCCTATGTTGTCATTAGGCtgtgttcacacttgtcagttcGGAACAGACTCGTTTGATCCGCTCCTCCGGTAAACGCAAACTCCCAACCTGCACAATTTTACCAGACAGCAGATTAGTTTCCCACAGCAGCTTGTGGTGGAAATGCATCTGCTCCGGACTGTAACTGGCTACAACACACCATCATAGCATACACTGCACTGTCCTTACTGAATGGGCCGTTTGTGATCCGGCATCGATGTAACCGAGCCCAACACAGCTGACGCAGTAATTCCAGAGACAACTTTTGTGCAGGAAAACCAACAAATATGTCCTCAGCTATAAATTAGAAACAAACACGCACTTAATTTACATGTATGCTATTGAAATAATTTGTGAAGAGTTTACTTACCCAAATCTTCTTCACCAGGATCTGCCTTGAATATATAAACCTTGATCACTTCTGGGCATGCTCCGTCTAACTTGCCAGAGCCTCCCTCTAGTTCACCCGCCATTGCAATTTCTTCTGCACACTCTTCATCTATTTTCTCTGCGTCATCcactaacaaaaaacaaaaacaaacaaacgaaaAAAAGCAAATGAAAAATCCTGCTGCTGTTTTAATGTCAAGAGTAAAACtttctagggaaaaaaaaaatacccaaactATTAAATCTGAAGTAATATAAAGCGCCCGAAATACTCACATCAGTAGGCCAGGACTCTACTTCTTTGCAGCTGTGCTCCCTGGTGTGTGCAAGCATGGCCGCACCCTGTAGGTGCCAGTAGGGTTCAcaactgcgcagtagcacagagcaaaAAGTTGTGTACAAGCAACTCCTGCCTACCGCAAAGGCCGTGCTTCGCACCTCTGCAGTGCGGCTTAATTGTACAGAGGGGAGCATAGGTGTAAGCACTTTACTTTGCCCAATTGTTGAATATTTCCAAAGGGTCCCATCGCAGGAATTGAGGGTGTAAGATTGGAAAAGCCTCTGAACTATCAGAAGGCCTCCTTCTACTGATATAAGTATTGAATACATCTGATGGCAGTGAAAGCAAAGCTCAAGGTACAATACTGCAAACCTTAACTACTTGATGCCATACATTAAAGGGGTTAAAATGGGTGCACATGCACGCTCTCGTGGCGCGCATGCATTTTGGCAGTGCTTCAAACTGCACCATCTGTGGGTCTCTCCGGCGCACCTTATAAAGACAGGGGACAAGGGAGCAGCTGCTCCCCACCCAAAGGCAATTAAGgcctgtatgccccccccccccccccctcagcacttATTTTTACGAACCTCCCTTACGAGGAGGTTAATTTTATGTATCTTGTCATTTAGGTGCTAAGTGTCCTTCAAAGCGAATCAGGTGGGAATTTcagcttcaaaaaaaaaaaaaaaaaaaaacatgctacctGGTCCAGGGGGCTGGCTGGATCAGCTGCAATCCCCGCCGCTCTCCATTGCTCCTGTGGCCAGCTATACATTAGTTTCGGTTTCCGTGAGCCctggggtcacgacgctggaagctCTGCGCCTCTGATCGCAGAGCGCAGGGAGGTGGGGAAGCGAGGTGGGGATGCGGTGGTCAAAGCAACTgtggaggcagagctgcccaatggcagctgggggagggacTCAGGAACGCCCCCAGTAAGCGTTTGGCAGGAAAAACCTCTCCTGCATGAAACGCCCCTCCCTCGAGATGCCGATAAGCTGCATGTCGGCAATATTcggaggcggggggtggagacTGGGGTATGTCATGCATCAGGGAACATGCATCTGTGtcccatatgccccccccccccctgcaccgccTTGGGTACACGTTAAAGTGTACATAAGaggtatgatgagatagacgtgtttaTACAGTCACAAGCATACAGACACCACCTATGCTgcactccttttcttttttccctgcctgaatgAAGAAATATTCAACTATACAACTGAGTTTTTCTGCAGTTGGGACCCAGTTGAGCTCACTCATaaaaaattacagctataaagcagataactgggcttctgactgcaaagggaaagataaaaaggtcaatagttcatgtattttgctCTGGGATGCTTtttagacactgcaattgagcagagactataagggcccatttccactatcgcggaaaccgccgcgattccgcagagtttccctgcacatgaatcgcacggggaaactctgccattggGGAGAATGGCgccaccggccgaatcgcttgcattagcgattcggccggaaccccccgtaGAATTTGCTCGGGAGGCTGCGATTACCATAGCCGTGCAtgtgcctgcgatcccgcccacccgctcagtgccggcgtgcgccgcacaagtggaaatagtCCAATAGTGTATTTTTAAAGgatatcagcggggagggaagggacgcaggcggggactgaagctatggagggggagcggcagagacggacggcgccctccgtgcattgatatttcatacaggtatttaacttttttggactatttcgcctcgtaagtcctttaaagagaacccgaggtgggatttaatgatgttagtggggcacagaggctggttgtgcacactatcaccagcctctgttgccctatggtgtgcccccaggacccccctgcgctctgctatgcccagcgccgtgctagcgacacacagggtGTCGCCAACATGCTGTTTACCTGTGACTGTGTCAgcggcgctcccccgcctcctctgtgtcGGCGAAGGAACGGCGCTGACACAcagtcacatgtaaacagcctcacTAGCACGGCGCTGggaatagcagagcgcagggtcctgggggcacaccatagggcaacagaggctggtgatagtgtgcacaaccagcctctgtgccccactaacatcatcAAATctctaagaatgctatcagcacacaaaggctgggtctgcatatactgcccagcctctgttgctatacaattgtccccacaggcccccctgcgctcggcTTGCCCAGCATAAATCaaactgtcgacacacagcgtgttgcaGCCGGCTATTTACCTCTGCATCCGTCAGTCTCTGCCGTTCCCCCTCCATAGCTTcaatccccgcctgtgtcccttccctccccgctgatatcCTTTGAAAATACAAAAAAGCCTGCATCTGGCATGCATGGTTTCTCAAGCTTGCTGCCAGTCCACCACACAAGTGTGCCAAGAATGTTCAGTCATAACAAGTATTCTTAGCAATATCATAAATACAAAAATGGACTGGCAGAATGTCATGCCTCTCCCCCACAGTTATGCAGTGCTCTTCCTGGATTtacattcataaaaaaaaaaaaaaaaaaaaaaaaaaaaaaaaaaaagctactgtTTTGTTGGTACATGGAAATGAAGGCAGTTCTGGGAAGTTGCTGGGGCTTGCCAAAAGGGTTTTTCTAACAAAAGCGCAGCAGATTGGTGCTCGGTCTACCTGACAGCAAATAGCAGGACCTGGATGGACAATCAATGAGTAATTCTGACTCTTGCCATCACCAGGTCCCTTAattctagcgattgcaggtgcagTGTGGTCTACCAGGTATTGGAGACCTTTGGGAGAAAATCTGGTGGGGGTGAGTGAGGGGGAAGTTATAAGTGGTACTTGAGAACTACATCTATTCTCTAACAAATGTCTCTACATACCAACATTTCATGTTCAATCTCTATCATACTAAAACCACTTTCACAGTTTTACACATTCAACATACATGAAATCATGAGGTAGTCATCACAGTTTACTTCCTCTCCATCTGGTCCTTGCACTGGAATCCCATTGGCATCAATCACAGCCTCTGACCCGCAGTCTGCTACTAACACTTCTTCTGAAATCATGTCGTCACCAAGACCATCATCTTCAATGCCATCACCAACCACTTGCTCTGCATGGACACTTTCAGCCCCTGAAACAGACAGGGCACTTTCAACTAATTCAGAGTCCAGAACCCCCTCAGGTACATCACAGTTGGACAGGACATCTTCCAGCTCCTGCTCAGTTTCTGGGTCCATCTCATCCTCTAAGACTTGCTCTGGTATTATTACAGTCTCTGATACCCGACC from Hyperolius riggenbachi isolate aHypRig1 chromosome 2, aHypRig1.pri, whole genome shotgun sequence encodes the following:
- the ZFX gene encoding zinc finger X-chromosomal protein, which codes for MEEDVAELALQTTEPHSFFHASGSGAPHLNGNEIIVEIQETVFVADGEGGMAVQGFTEDPDSVVIQDVIEDVVIEDVQCSDILDGGRVSETVIIPEQVLEDEMDPETEQELEDVLSNCDVPEGVLDSELVESALSVSGAESVHAEQVVGDGIEDDGLGDDMISEEVLVADCGSEAVIDANGIPVQGPDGEEVNCDDYLMISLDDAEKIDEECAEEIAMAGELEGGSGKLDGACPEVIKVYIFKADPGEEDLGGTVDIVESESENDHGDGLLDPHTGGRLTREKMVYMAVNDSQNEDNDLDVSEIADEVYMEVIVGEEDASITHDHQLDDAELSKTFMPVAWAAAYGNNLANSVDGVEHRNGTASALLHIDESDGLERLKQKSKKKRRGENRQYQTAIIIGPDGNPLTVYPCMICGKKFKSRGFLKRHMKNHPEHLVRKKYRCTDCDYTTNKKVSLHNHLESHKLTAAVIKTEKELDCDECGKVFLHANALFAHKLTHKEKAGNKMHKCKFCDYETAEQGLLNRHLLAVHSKSFPHICVECGKGFRHPSELKKHMRTHTGEKPYICQYCDYKSADSSNLKTHVKTKHSKEMPFKCDICLQTFADSKDLQTHAILHQESKTHLCLHCDHKSSNSSDLKRHIISVHTKDYPHKCEVCEKGFHRPSELKKHEAAHRGKKMHQCRHCEFQIADPFVLSRHILSVHTKELPFRCKRCRKGFRQQTELKKHMKTHSGKKVYQCEYCEYNTTDASGFKRHVISIHTKDYPHRCDYCKKGFRRPSEKNQHTMKHHKEAALM